The following coding sequences lie in one Arachis hypogaea cultivar Tifrunner chromosome 9, arahy.Tifrunner.gnm2.J5K5, whole genome shotgun sequence genomic window:
- the LOC140175039 gene encoding serine/threonine-protein phosphatase 7 long form homolog has protein sequence MPLDPYNQIVEGHLRETSFYHVSQIGVVQCQSALVNALIERWRPETQTFHFSVSECAVTLEDVAIILGLPTNGLPVRGLILSSYEALETECLDQFGVAPRKTDCKGNFINWESTYLAHLYRALCRAIRVDCKEIDGPLTLLLTWAWIRLPFLVPIPCNSRLFPIANRFCSLAHLRRALDDLQEGQFVWEAYAIGRIDPDVIPLDISQHSVIWSATVLIISFECVEWHSSDRIRRQFALTQGIPHQKWDLGEAHGEVLTGPKNQDWSGTHSFWVMHWTNWYSHVLVEYMVPS, from the exons ATGCCGCTGGATccgtacaatcaaatagtggagGGGCATTTACGGGAGACCAGCTTTTATCACGTTTCTCAGATTGGAGTTGTCCAATGTCAGTCGGCATTGGTTAATGCTTTGATCGAGAGATGGCGCCCTGAGACTCAGACATTCCATTTTTCAGTTAGTGAGTGTGCTGTGACGTTAGAGGACGTGGCGATAATTCTTGGTCTTCCGACAAATGGTCTGCCAGTTAGAGGACTGATACTCAGTAGTTATGAGGCGTTAGAGACTGAATGCTTAGATCAGTTCGGTGTTGCACCTAGGAAGACAGACTGTAAAGGAAACTTCATCAA TTGGGAATCGACATACTTGGCACACCTGTATAGAGCGTTGTGTAGGGCAATTCGTGTCGACTGCAAGGAGATTGATGGTCCACTAACACTTTTGCTTACATGGGCTTGGATCCGTCTACCATTTCTTGTACCGATTCCTTGCAATTCTCGACTCTTTCCAATTGCAAACAG ATTTTGTAGTCTTGCTCACTTGAGGAGAGCATTGGATGATCTGCAAGAAGGACAG TTTGTTTGGGAGGCTTATGCAATTGGTCGCATCGATCCAGACGTGATTCCTCTTGACATCAGTCAGCATTCGGTTATATGGAGTGCCACAGTTTTGATTATATCTTTTGAATGCGTTGAGTGGCATTCATCTGATAGAATCAGGAGACAATTTGCTTTGACTCAGGGCATTCCTCATCAAAAGTGGGATCTAGGTGAAGCACACGGCGAAGTTCTGACAGGACCCAAGAATCAAGATTGGTCTGGCACCCACTCATTTTGGGTTATGCATTGGACAAATTGGTATAGTCATGTTCTTGTCGAGTACATGGTGCCTTCATAG
- the LOC112710176 gene encoding disease resistance protein RPV1 isoform X1 yields the protein MEIREAKFLCSYGGEIKPRGRNNKLAYIDGTNKLLYVDRRIDFTAMVSKISSLFDGASNRDNFFKYQVPGSDDLNALVSVTNDRDLHNMMLEFDQLYRDSPRFARMRLFLFPNPNKPLDSVKPNSNRLSSNLWKYDVFISFRGKDIRTGFSSHLVEALNQNQIKTFIDDELHKGDCILDSLTRAIENSSISVIILSENFVTSSWCLHELLKIMECGRKVIPVFYGVDPSDVRKQLVSFNEKFKSHLQSDINNLLKWMEALAKIADLDGWDSGSCRDDFELVEKIVKDILRELNNHCLHKDVKSLVGVDKNHEKLEMLLSSVPDEQTGIIGICGMGGLGKTTLARLLYQELSHQYEGSCFLGNVRERSEKYGRGLDELRNQLYLELLQGKDCENTMANTTSKCRLSRQRNFIVLDDVSSSKQLEYLAGDLQCYGAGSRIIVITRDKSVLKKGVEKFHQMEVLDFQDSLILFSLNAFNQDYPKRGYQELSWKAVTYCKGVPLALKVLGSFLCSKSETEWDNVLQKLEKNPNAAIQNVLRLSCNGSDYQGNHIVLDIASVFKGEQKEQLVNVFDSCSFYTARGMSSLLDEALIAMFDHFGLSHVLYKKWGRESFVRELSRIVKVIAICGMLVMLVMFWKIIRRVFN from the exons ATGGAGATCCGCGAAGCAAAGTTTCTCTGCAGCTACGGCGGCGAGATCAAGCCCCGCGGCCGCAACAACAAGCTCGCCTACATCGATGGAACCAATAAGCTTCTTTATGTTGACCGCAGAATTGACTTCACAGCCATGGTTTCCAAAATCTCCAGCCTTTTTGACGGCGCCTCCAACCGCGACAACTTCTTCAAATACCAAGTCCCCGGCAGCGATGACCTCAATGCTCTCGTCTCCGTCACCAACGACAGAGACCTTCATAACATGATGCTCGAGTTCGATCAACTCTACCGCGATTCCCCTAGATTCGCCCGCATGAGACTCTTCCTCTTCCCAAACCCTAACAAACCTCTCGATTCGGTTAAGCCAAACTCTAATAGGCTATCTTCGAATCTTTGGAAGTATGATGTGTTTATCAGCTTTAGAGGGAAGGACATTCGTACGGGATTCAGTTCCCATCTTGTCGAAGCTCTGaatcaaaaccaaataaaaacctTCATTGATGATGAGCTTCACAAAGGGGATTGCATCTTGGATTCTCTTACAAGAGCTATTGAAAATTCGTCTATATCTGTTATCATCTTGTCAGAGAATTTTGTTACCTCAAGTTGGTGCCTTCACGAGTTATTGAAAATAATGGAGTGCGGAAGGAAAGTTATACCTGTGTTTTATGGTGTGGATCCATCAGATGTGCGAAAGCAGCTAGTAAGTTTCAATGAAAAATTCAAGTCTCACTTGCAGAGTGACATTAACAATCTTCTGAAATGGATGGAAGCTCTCGCCAAAATAGCGGATTTAGATGGCTGGGACTCCGGCTCTTGTAG GGACGACTTTGAACTTGTTGAAAAGATTGTCAAAGATATTTTGCGAGAGCTGAATAATCATTGCCTGCATAAGGATGTCAAGAGTTTAGTTGGTGTTGATAAAAATCATGAAAAGTTAGAAATGTTATTAAGTTCAGTTCCTGATGAACAAACGGGAATAATTGGGATTTGTGGGATGGGAGGATTGGGCAAAACAACTTTAGCAAGACTTTTATATCAGGAACTTTCTCATCAGTATGAAGGTTCCTGCTTCCTAGGAAATGTTCGGGAAAGATCAGAAAAGTATGGGCGGGGACTAGATGAGTTGCGAAATCAACTTTACTTGGAGTTGTTACAAGGAAAAGATTGCGAAAATACCATGGCAAATACAACTTCAAAGTGCAGGCTCAGCAGACAAAGAAATTTCATAGTTCTTGATGATGTGAGTAGCTCAAAACAATTAGAATACCTAGCTGGGGACCTTCAGTGCTATGGTGCAGGAAGTAGAATCATTGTGATAACAAGGGACAAGAGTGTGCTGAAAAAAGGAGTTGAAAAATTTCATCAGATGGAGGTGTTAGATTTTCAAGATTCCCTTATATTGTTTAGCTTGAATGCGTTCAATCAAGACTATCCAAAAAGGGGATACCAAGAGCTATCATGGAAAGCAGTTACCTACTGCAAAGGTGTCCCATTAGCTTTAAAAGTATTGggttcttttctttgttccaaGAGTGAAACTGAATGGGATAATGTTCTGCAAAAACTCGAGAAGAATCCTAATGCAGCAATTCAAAATGTGTTAAGATTGAGTTGTAATGGATCAGATTATCAGGGGAATCATATTGTTCTAGACATTGCATCAGTTTTTAAGGGGGAGCAAAAGGAACAACTAGTTAATGTATTTGATAGTTGCAGTTTCTATACAGCTAGAGGCATGAGTTCCCTTCTTGATGAGGCTCTAATAGCTATGTTCGATCATTTTGGGTTATCTCATGTCTTGTACAAGAAATGGGGTAGAGAATCCTTTGTCAGAGAACTATCAAGAATTGTCAAAGTCATAGCCATTTGTGGGATGTTGGTGATGCTTGTGATGTTTTGGAAAATAATAAG GAGAGTGTTCAATTGA
- the LOC112710176 gene encoding disease resistance protein RPV1 isoform X2, translated as MEIREAKFLCSYGGEIKPRGRNNKLAYIDGTNKLLYVDRRIDFTAMVSKISSLFDGASNRDNFFKYQVPGSDDLNALVSVTNDRDLHNMMLEFDQLYRDSPRFARMRLFLFPNPNKPLDSVKPNSNRLSSNLWKYDVFISFRGKDIRTGFSSHLVEALNQNQIKTFIDDELHKGDCILDSLTRAIENSSISVIILSENFVTSSWCLHELLKIMECGRKVIPVFYGVDPSDVRKQLVSFNEKFKSHLQSDINNLLKWMEALAKIADLDGWDSGSCRDDFELVEKIVKDILRELNNHCLHKDVKSLVGVDKNHEKLEMLLSSVPDEQTGIIGICGMGGLGKTTLARLLYQELSHQYEGSCFLGNVRERSEKYGRGLDELRNQLYLELLQGKDCENTMANTTSKCRLSRQRNFIVLDDVSSSKQLEYLAGDLQCYGAGSRIIVITRDKSVLKKGVEKFHQMEVLDFQDSLILFSLNAFNQDYPKRGYQELSWKAVTYCKGVPLALKVLGSFLCSKSETEWDNVLQKLEKNPNAAIQNVLRLSCNGSDYQGNHIVLDIASVFKGEQKEQLVNVFDSCSFYTARGMSSLLDEALIAMFDHFGLSHVLYKKWGRESFVRELSRIVKVIAICGMLVMLVMFWKIIR; from the exons ATGGAGATCCGCGAAGCAAAGTTTCTCTGCAGCTACGGCGGCGAGATCAAGCCCCGCGGCCGCAACAACAAGCTCGCCTACATCGATGGAACCAATAAGCTTCTTTATGTTGACCGCAGAATTGACTTCACAGCCATGGTTTCCAAAATCTCCAGCCTTTTTGACGGCGCCTCCAACCGCGACAACTTCTTCAAATACCAAGTCCCCGGCAGCGATGACCTCAATGCTCTCGTCTCCGTCACCAACGACAGAGACCTTCATAACATGATGCTCGAGTTCGATCAACTCTACCGCGATTCCCCTAGATTCGCCCGCATGAGACTCTTCCTCTTCCCAAACCCTAACAAACCTCTCGATTCGGTTAAGCCAAACTCTAATAGGCTATCTTCGAATCTTTGGAAGTATGATGTGTTTATCAGCTTTAGAGGGAAGGACATTCGTACGGGATTCAGTTCCCATCTTGTCGAAGCTCTGaatcaaaaccaaataaaaacctTCATTGATGATGAGCTTCACAAAGGGGATTGCATCTTGGATTCTCTTACAAGAGCTATTGAAAATTCGTCTATATCTGTTATCATCTTGTCAGAGAATTTTGTTACCTCAAGTTGGTGCCTTCACGAGTTATTGAAAATAATGGAGTGCGGAAGGAAAGTTATACCTGTGTTTTATGGTGTGGATCCATCAGATGTGCGAAAGCAGCTAGTAAGTTTCAATGAAAAATTCAAGTCTCACTTGCAGAGTGACATTAACAATCTTCTGAAATGGATGGAAGCTCTCGCCAAAATAGCGGATTTAGATGGCTGGGACTCCGGCTCTTGTAG GGACGACTTTGAACTTGTTGAAAAGATTGTCAAAGATATTTTGCGAGAGCTGAATAATCATTGCCTGCATAAGGATGTCAAGAGTTTAGTTGGTGTTGATAAAAATCATGAAAAGTTAGAAATGTTATTAAGTTCAGTTCCTGATGAACAAACGGGAATAATTGGGATTTGTGGGATGGGAGGATTGGGCAAAACAACTTTAGCAAGACTTTTATATCAGGAACTTTCTCATCAGTATGAAGGTTCCTGCTTCCTAGGAAATGTTCGGGAAAGATCAGAAAAGTATGGGCGGGGACTAGATGAGTTGCGAAATCAACTTTACTTGGAGTTGTTACAAGGAAAAGATTGCGAAAATACCATGGCAAATACAACTTCAAAGTGCAGGCTCAGCAGACAAAGAAATTTCATAGTTCTTGATGATGTGAGTAGCTCAAAACAATTAGAATACCTAGCTGGGGACCTTCAGTGCTATGGTGCAGGAAGTAGAATCATTGTGATAACAAGGGACAAGAGTGTGCTGAAAAAAGGAGTTGAAAAATTTCATCAGATGGAGGTGTTAGATTTTCAAGATTCCCTTATATTGTTTAGCTTGAATGCGTTCAATCAAGACTATCCAAAAAGGGGATACCAAGAGCTATCATGGAAAGCAGTTACCTACTGCAAAGGTGTCCCATTAGCTTTAAAAGTATTGggttcttttctttgttccaaGAGTGAAACTGAATGGGATAATGTTCTGCAAAAACTCGAGAAGAATCCTAATGCAGCAATTCAAAATGTGTTAAGATTGAGTTGTAATGGATCAGATTATCAGGGGAATCATATTGTTCTAGACATTGCATCAGTTTTTAAGGGGGAGCAAAAGGAACAACTAGTTAATGTATTTGATAGTTGCAGTTTCTATACAGCTAGAGGCATGAGTTCCCTTCTTGATGAGGCTCTAATAGCTATGTTCGATCATTTTGGGTTATCTCATGTCTTGTACAAGAAATGGGGTAGAGAATCCTTTGTCAGAGAACTATCAAGAATTGTCAAAGTCATAGCCATTTGTGGGATGTTGGTGATGCTTGTGATGTTTTGGAAAATAATAAGGTAA